The following proteins come from a genomic window of Lolium rigidum isolate FL_2022 chromosome 5, APGP_CSIRO_Lrig_0.1, whole genome shotgun sequence:
- the LOC124655376 gene encoding homeobox-leucine zipper protein HOX11-like — protein sequence MELGLSLGDAMADAGRELVLGLGVGGAGSAGREERGRRDLEVAAAAMRCGSSPEPSMRLALLPMAPTLGFPWPSDSRHLEASTRGFDVNRAPSCGASAWGAYSAAAAAEDELEDAAAAGAAVSSSPNDSGGSFPMDFSAHGERGPSDAAQGGGSRGSDEDDGGSARKKLRLSKEQAAFLEESFKEHSTLNPRQKVALAKQLNLRPRQVEVWFQNRRARTKLKQTEVDCEYLKRCCETLTEENRRLQKELAELRALKTVHPFYMNLPATTLSMCPSCERVASTSAPAANSSASAATSNAGGSIAAATAAPPERRPSSFAALFSSARGFPMAAQPETQAPSS from the exons GGTTGGCGGAGCGGGGTCGGCGGGGAGGGAGGAGCGGGGGCGCAGGGATCtggaggtcgccgccgccgcgatgAGGTGCGGCTCTTCGCCGGAGCCGTCCATGCGGCTCGCGCTCCTGCCCATGGCGCCCACCCTCGGCTTCCCGTGGCCGTCCGACAGCA GGCATTTGGAAGCGTCCACGCGGGGCTTCGACGTGAACCGGGCGCCGTCGTGCGGCGCGTCGGCGTGGGGCGCgtactcggcggcggcggcggcggaggatgagCTGGAGGACGCCGCCGCGGCGGGCGCGGCCGTGTCGTCCTCGCCCAACGACAGCGGCGGTTCCTTCCCGATGGACTTCTCCGCGCACGGCGAGCGCGGGCCCAGCGACGCCGCTCAGGGCGGCGGGTCCCgcggcagcgacgaggacgacggcgggtCGGCGCGCAAGAAGCTGCGCCTCTCCAAGGAGCAGGCCGCGTTCCTGGAGGAGAGCTTCAAGGAGCACAGCACCCTTAACCCG AGGCAGAAGGTGGCGCTGGCGAAGCAGCTcaacctccggccgcgccaggtgGAGGTGTGGTTCCAGAACCGCAGAGCCAG GACGAAGCTGAAGCAGACGGAGGTGGACTGCGAGTACCTCAAGCGCTGCTGCGAGACGCTCACGGAGGAGAACCGCCGGCTGCAGAAGGAGCTGGCCGAGCTGCGCGCGCTCAAGACGGTGCACCCCTTCTACATGAACCTCCCGGCCACCACACTCTCCATGTGCCCTTCCTGCGAGCGcgtcgcctccacctccgcgCCGGCGGCCAACTCCTCCGCGTCGGCGGCGACATCCAACGCCGGTGGCAGCATTGCGGCGGCCACCGCCGCCCCGCCGGAGCGCAGGCCGTCGTCGTTCGCCGCGCTGTTCTCGTCGGCCCGTGGCTTCCCCATGGCCGCCCAGCCGGAGACGCAAGCACCGTCGAGCTAG